GTGGAGCGGTTTCGGCCCAAGTGGAGTTTGATGGATACGAGGAAGTATTTCCGGTATGAGAACCTTTCCAGGTTACCGGAGGGTCCGGGTGACAAGTTGCCGACGTCGTGAACCGCCGGTCCGGTTCTACTTATAAGAAAGGGGTCTTCCCCCATACTTTTCCCCACGATCCACTTGTGCCTCCCACAAGGTCAGAATTTTTCTTTGGTAATATATTGTGCTTTTGTCTCTTGCTTTTCTGCTTCTTCTCTCGGCTCCATTCTGCTCCGCTGCCAACTTAGAAGATACTCGCTCGCTTTCTGACCGTCGATGCAATGGCGGGAATCTCACAGTCCTCTCCCGATGATGACCCTGGTCCCGAGCCCGGCGGCATCGGCTCGGCCTCTACGGCGGCACCTGAGCCGGTGGAATCCGCTTCCGAGCCAACATCCGGCTCCGACACGGCCGGGACAAGCATGCCTTCCGAGGCCGCAGCTGCAGCCGCCCTAAGGAAAGAGAAAGGCCGCGTCCGATTTAACAGCAATGCGGCCGCGACCAAGCCTCCTACATCACCACCAGCAGTCCCAACTACACCCAAGCTTGCTCCGGCACAGCCTACCAGACCATCTATCCTACGAGGTGGTTCCGGCAGTTCCATTCCTACCGTGGCTACTTTCGCCAAAGAGGAACCCCATCCGCCGGATGAGAATGAACGCCAAGAGGCCAAGTCTGCCGCGGCAGCTGCTCAAGAGCGAGCCCGGCAGATGGCTGAGAATGTTCACTTCGGCTCGCCGACGCGCGAAAACCGAGACTCACTCGAGTCCGCTACTACCACCACCGCAAGCGAGTATGACCTCGGAGGAGGAGAGGGAGCCGGAGGATACATTGCTCTCCAAGATCTCCATTCCCGCCAGCCACTCAATGGCGATTCAGCCGAGGCTGAGAAGAAAGCTCACGAGCACCATGCCGCCCTGAACGACGAGGCTTACAAAATTGTAAGAGCTCACACCTGGCGCCTCGCCGAGAAACCCGAGAGCGTCGCCGGTCCATCCAACGCCCAGGAAGCAGACATCCACAAGGTCACCGAGCATCTCCTACAAGAGATCAACGATGGTCAATACGATGGTGTTTACTCTGTCCCTGCGCCCACGGAGTACCGCGGTAGCGTTCTTTCGCAGCTTCTAAAGCTGTACAAGCCTGCGGAATCAGGCAATCAGTACCAGTCGTCCGGGCAGACCAATCGCAGCTCCGTCACCTCTTTCTCCTTTGGTGGACCGCTGCCGGGAGCGGGCACGCCGGGCTCCAACTCAGGCACCGCGACCCCCACGAcgcccaagaagaagaagtggTACGAGGCAAACCGCTCCCAGGAGACCCTCGTCAACCTCATCGAAGCCTCGGCCCGCCTCGCCAACCCTAATACGCAAGGAAAGACTGACGAGTCACCCAAGAATGGCAAGGCGGCTGGTAAAAAGACGCGGCCGAAGCATAAGCGAACCGCCAGCAACTCCATCGCTGCGTACCTAGCCAGACAAGAAGAGGAGGCCAAGATTACTGTCCACATCGCTGAGACGCTTTCCAGACAGGAGTATATCATCACACTCTGCAAGGCTTTGATGCTCTTTGGTGCACCAACGCATCGTCTCGAGGAGTACCTCAGCACAACGGCCAAGGTCCTTGAGATTGATGGTCATTTCCTGTATCTCCCAGGATGCATGATCATCTCTTTCGACGATCGGTCCACCCATACAACCGAAGTCCGCATCGTCCGCGTAGCCCAGGGTATCGACCTCGGAAAGCTCAGAGACGCGCATCACGTCTATAAGGAAGTCATTCACGATGTCGTCAGCGTCGACGAGGGCATTCAACGATTGGACACCCTCATCAAGGTCAAGGACAAGTTCCACGCCTGGATCCGAGTTCTTGTCTTTGGTCTAACCAGCGCCACGGCTGCCCCCTTCTCGTTCGGCGCTCGCATGATTGATCTCCCGCTATGCTTCTTCTTTGGCTGCCTCGTCGGTTTTCTGCAGCTCATCGTGGCTGCCAACTCCAAGCTATACAGTAACGTCCTCGAGGTGACGGCTACCGTCCTGGTAAGTTTCTTGGCACGAGCCTTCGGCAGTATCAAGGGCGGCGAGCTCTTCTGCTTCTCGGCCCTGGCCCAGGGAGGCATCGTCATGCTTCTACCTGGATACCTAGTTTGTAAGTGACCTCTTCGCGCTACCTACCCCATCGTGATGTTCCGCTCGAGCTGTACCTCCTTTTTCTCTGCGCTTCTCGCGTACGTGTTGGGGATGCTACTTGCCTACGGGCACCAAAAACCTAGGACAAGCCGCTGATGGCCCAGTGTGTTCCGCCCTCGAGCTCCAGTCCCGCGCCATCGTCCCCGGTTCGATTCGCATCGTCTACGCCATCATTTACTCCCTCTTCCTCGGCTTCGGCATCACGATCGGCGCTGTCCTCTACGGCATGTTCGACGAAAATGCCGTCTCCACGACAAGCTGCACCAACTCGATCCCCACTTACTACACCTTCATCTTCGTGCCCCTTTTCGTCCTCTGCATCAGTGTCCTGTATCAGGCTAAATGGCGCCAGATGCCTGTCATGCTCGTTGTTGCCTTCGCCGGCTACATTGTCAACTACTTTAGTAGTTTGCGCTTCAGCGCCGCACCACAGGTCGCCAATGCCCTCGGCGCGCTTACTGTTGGTGTCCTGGCGAACCTGTACTCGCGTCTGAGGCACGGCGTCGCGGCAGCCACACTCATTCCGGCCATCTTCACGCAGGTGCCCGGAGGTCTGGCGTCTACCGGAGGATTGCTGAGTGGTCTGAGTGCGGCCAACGCAATCACCAACTCGACGCACGCCGTCAATGGCACAAGCTCTGTTCAATACTCTGGAGGCGAGTCCCTGAATACGGTCGTATTCAACGTCGCCGCCTCCATGATCCAGATTGCCATCGGTATTGCCGTTGGTCTGTTCATCAGCGCGTTGATCATCTACCCGCTCGGCAAGCGCCGCAGCGGTCTGTTCAGTTTCTGAACATGTGCCAAGCCACACGCCTGGCATATTCAACTGCAACTTCGTAGTCTTCTCTTCAAGTCCTGTTCTCTTTTTTAGCATCATGTCTAGCCTTTAGTCCATCGTATTCCACTGGACCATTCCATGTAGTTCAACAACCCAAATCAGGCCGGTGGCGGCGCCCTGCCCTACTTCAAGGCCTTTCATAGCGATCATAGCACCAGTCCTTCAAGAGGAAACAACAGCAAAAGTAAAAGTCATGTACGTATGTAGATTATTGCAAACTAGGAAAATGCAAGGCGTTGGGGTAGATAGAAAGGAACTCAGTCATTACCGATGATCTCGTACTTTAATCTAAGCTGCCTTCGATGTTACGGAAGACCTTTCACGAGTGCTGATGTCGCAACGATGTCTTGTACACTTTTTAGGGGCGTCCAAAGCATCGGAGTTCCCTCACTCTTGGTCTACCATACACGGCGATAGAGCAAGGAGACAGCCGAATTATCCTCCGCAATGCACAGGGCGATTCAAGAGATAACGCCAGACCGAGTACCTGAAACTGATGAATTGGTACGGTAGCTTCAATGGAGAgagggagggagggaggCATTGTGGCAACCGCGTTGGACGAGACAAATAGTGATGAACCCTTACCCACGAGTCAACTTCAGCATTGTACAAACGATGAGAGAAAACGACATGGAGATATGCTATCGTAGCTAACAATCTAGATCATCGCGATCTTTGGCCAAACTCATCTATCGCAGTTGTCGGTTGACGAGATCTTGGCGAGGCGCAAAAGGCGGAAGTGCGCCACACAATGTCTTAGGCCCGGCCCGAAAGTTCGCACTCGATCTTGGTCTCAGTTTGACGTACGGAATGAGATAACAGTGCGAAGATCGCCGCCCAGCGCGCCTGACATTGATGCACGCTGGCAATGTGTGAAAGGGCCGACGACGTCAAGGGTTAATGCTTTCAGAAGATACCGTTCCCAAAGGGCGAATCGCTGCCTTTCGCGATGCTTCATCTGACTTCACCTGTTACACTGCTCTGTCGAGGCTACACAACATCATTAATAATGTCTCTGATCTCGACAAGCAACCTTGGCAGGTGCCACGATACGTGCGCATGATAGACGTCGAAAAACGACGTCATGTATACTAGATTACACACGCATACCCATAACGAACTTCCGTTCAAAGCCAACTCTGCCAATAGCCCTTTGGAAGAACTTCAACGGTGAGCCTCAGCACGACCAGTCACATGTTCATCTTTAGATCACACTTCGCTCTCCTTTTCATAAGCTCCCAGTGCCTCCTCAATCATCCTCGAGTGTGTTAGAACACCTGATAAAACAACTTCATGGAGTTGTTATACGGAGCGGCAATCGCATGCGTAATTTGCCATTCTCAATGATAGCAGAAAGATGTGACTTCGTAGTAAAAAAATACTCAACAAATCAAAAatttaatactttactaCCTTGCCCAGGAAGTGAACAATTTTACGTGCCGTAATCGGAAGAAGGCAAGCCAGCGCGCAATTGAGCATCACTATTGTCCTAGCTTAGTCGGTCACAAGTTTGCCGCAAGCCAAAGTGCTTTCAACACGCTTAGCACTCGTGCTCTCTGGCTTCTGGTTACATGTGGCGTTGCGTGCTCAAGATGCTTTGAACCCCGATTTCGGGGTGATAGCGGCACTGACAATAGTGTAGCATTATCTCAGCTTTTCTCAGCTCAGATAAGTCTCCTCTGAACTCGTGGTGCGCCAAGTCTAAATCGTGAAATGAGTATCAGTGCCACGAGTGCATTACTGCATATAATCTTTTGGTAAAAAGCCCTTGCTCGTCCGGGGGTCATGCGGCTTGTCAATATGGCTGCGTGTGCGGCTGTATCTGCAGTTGTGGGATGAGGCATTTTCACAAAGCGCCTCACTAAGTCGTCGCTACTCTTCGTGTGATCATACCCCTCGTAGAGGCTGACAAGACTCTGTGTTGGTCCAGGCCCCTCAACCTTAAACGCATTAAGCATCGTAGTATTCGGTCAAGCGTCCAGGATCCCGATCCGTCACCTGCATCAGAGAGCTTTCTTCAGCTTTCCGGATTGGATCACGTTGAGGGGTCTCCAACGTCCACAGCCGAAGCGAAGCCAAATGAGTAAGTAATGGCTTACTTGACCCTTCTTCAATCTCTTTCTTCAAAAGTGAGTCAAAATTCAGCTTTTGCGACATCAACGCTGTCCATCGGATGTGATGTCACTTCCAAGGAAAGCACATATGGCCTCCAGGGTAGAAAAGGCGGGCTTCGAAGAGTATCTCAAAAGTCAGGGTGTCAGTGGCTCGCGATTTATGGTTACACAAGCCCGGAAATCACCAAGTCTTATTACGAGAGGCTATGCCACGATCAGCGATTGGTAATTCGGATCTCGCAGTAGAGAGAACGTCTTCGGCGCGGACAAGAGACAGAGCCAAGCTAATGTGAGACAGTAAGCGCCTCCGGCCGATTACGCCAACGCCAAGTAAACGTCCCGTTTTGGGCCGCAACTTAACATGCCAGTCTAAGCTTCTTTGGAATGGATCCAGGTGTCAATTCAGTTGGGAAATCTGCACAGCCGAGATAGGCAGCGGATCCCGTGGATTTCATAACTTGGAGTTGTTGAATGACGGGTCTGAAATGCAAAGTTGCAAGAATGTTTGGAAGATGAGGAGAATTTATGAGCATTCCTCTTCGCCAGTTATTGCCATGCCCATCTATAACACCAGATCGAGCCCGAGTCGGGATACTTTGAGTAAACCTTGACTCGGGAACACAAGACACCCGCCGCCGGGTTCCGCCCTGTCAAAGACACGAGACGACACAAGCCGATTTCCACCTTCAGGTTTCACCCCAACTTTTTTCTTGGTGTGAGGTGTCAGCCCGTCCGAACGAAAGCGTCAACTTTGTTCGGGAAGCTTAACAATCGTAATTAAGTGCCCGGTTCTAACGATTTTCGATTCAAAAAGCCTCCATCTGGCCGCCACCTTTCTGCTTACCGCAAACAACGTTTCTCAAGCACAGCGGCCGGCCCGAAGTCACCATTCTGTCATACCGGCTGGCTTACACGCACTTACACAGATCGCTCACCTCAACCCAGAGCTGCCACATGCCACCGACGCGAAGGGGGCTTTTCCTATAGAGGAGCTGTGGCTCGGGAGCCGAGACGGATTTTGACGTGGAGTTACGTTCTGGCCATCAtcgctaagtagttaagtacGGATTCGAGGAGGGCATCGTCATTTGCGGCTGAAAGCTAGGAGCGAGAGGTCGGCACGGAGTAATTATTGCATCCCACACTTGTACAGACGAGGCTCAAAGAGGGCGATCTTGGGTGAGAGACCCCGCCGAGAGTCTTCGGGGGCCCGTATAACAACTTTGGAACCACCTTTCTCGACATCCAGGGTACCTCCCTCGCCCAGTCCTTCCCGACTCTATTCTCTCCGCACCGTTAGCCAAGGGACACACTTCTTCTTTGAATAGGTTGCTTGGCTATCAACCTTCAACATGCGGTTCACAAACCCATTCTCGCATCCTCCACGGGACACATACGAGCAGCACTCTCTCATCGCCGAACAAGATGGCCGAGCTTCACCGTCAACAGAATCGCTGGACGAGATCATCGAAATTGAGAAGCGCGAATACCCCTTCCTGATCTCAGTAAGATCCGCACGGAATTCAGTATCCTCATTCCTCAACGAACACCTCCACCTCGGCGGCGACCTGACATGGACAGACCGCCTCCTCACACTCCTCACCACCCTGAAGCCATtcatcttcctcttccttccTACGTTCTTCATCAGCCCCTTCAACTACTTTACTACAGCCCCGAGCCAGCGACCAAAGCCCAGAAAGTTGGGCCCAACAGCATACCTAGACGGCCTCCGCGGCGTCGCAGCCTTTGTGGTCTACATCTTTCACTTCTCCTACCTCTGGTTCCCAGACCTCCGATGGGGCTACGGCTTCGCGGGCCACCAGATGTTCTGGCAGATGCCCATCGTCCGGGCCCTGCACTCTGGCCGCGCCAGTGTCACCGTCTTCTTCGTCATCTCAGGCTTCGTCCTCACCCTGAAGACCGTATCGATGATCCACAAGCGCAAGATGGACCAGGCTCTTAGTGCCCTAGCCGGCTCCGCCTTCCGCCGCCCCTTCAGGCTGTACCTCCCCATCTTTGCGTCGACCTTCATCATCGCTCTCCTGGTGTATGGTGGAGAGTATGTAAGAGATCCCTCGGGAGCACCTGTACCGCCCCGGGGCCCGAGTCTCGACCAGCAGCTGCAGCACTGGTTCTGGAGCACGGTCAACCTGATGAACCCGTTCCGACCAATTGTCAACAGGGAGAACATGAAGGGGAGCGAGTATGACGGGCATCTCTGGACGATCCCCGTCGAATTCAAAGGCTCGCTGctcgtcttcttcctcttgctCATCTTTGCGCGAGCCAAGAGATGGATTCATATGGTTGGTGTCACGGGTGTTACCCTCTGGCTGGTCCACATCGGCGACTGGGACCAGGCTCTCTTCTGCGCCGGACTCCTCCTCGCAGAGCTCTCCATCATCATGCCCAACACCGCCCCAACGACAGAAACACCCGAAGACCGGCTCCCTAGCTACAGACTGCGCATCGTCAAGAGATACGGCTCAAAGTCCGTCCTCATCTTCCGCCACGCAGGGACACTagccctcttcttcctcggccTGCATCTCTTCTCCTACCCAGAGTACTACGGCGCCTCAACCCCGGGCTTCATCACAATCTCGCAATGGGTGCCAGACTACTACAAAGCAATGGGCGACCGGACCCAACTCTACTGGAACTCCATCGGCGCCATCATCTTCATCTTCGCCCTGATGTACTCCCCGCCCGTCACCTTCAACCTCAAGTCCCTGCTACTCAGGGGTCGCAACATCCGTCTGCCCTGGCACCAAACCACCCCGGAtctcgacgacgacgaaaagGAAGAGCTCGCAGCAGCAGCTACATCTTCCTCCTCTGCGGAACCCGAGGCAGAAAAAGCTGAACCGCTTCTCCAGCGCCCCTTCACCACGAGCTTCGCGCAGTACCTCGGACAGATCTCCTACTCACTGTACCTGTGGCACGGCGCCATCAACCACATGGTGGGAGTCAGGTGGCTTTCGCCGGCGCATGGCGCGTTGTCGCTTGCCGGTGCCCAGGCCAAGGTGCTCACGGAGGGCGGGAACACCGCCGGTGCTACTGAGATGGTGAACAAGGCCTGGGGCGCCTACGAGCTTGCGTTCTTCTGGGGATCGCTGGTGAACACACTGGCTCTGTTGTGGGCAAGTGATGTGTTTAATCGGATAGTTGATGTAAATGCTGTCAAGTTGACTCGTTGGCTTGGTGAGAAGGCATGGAGGAAGGATTGATCCAGTTCGATACTGAGAGATCACATTAGCGAATTTACGAGCATTGCACTTTCGATAAGTGTCCTAATAACATCGTTAAGTCAAATTTTATGATAATTATTCCACCCAACGTCCCAAGCGTGTATGAGATACCTCCAGCCTCTTGCTCAATGAGTAGTGTGATGATGCTAGCCCGTCTACTTGTCGGATCCCTGAAGGAGAAGATCATGGACTTCCTCTCACACGTATAAAAGCTGTAGCGGCGCGCCTTAAAAGTATTGTCTCATTTTGTACAGAAAGTGGTCACCCCGAGGCAGTCTATTTGCGTTGTAACCACACTAGTTCCCAAGCTTGTCATTAAATCATGCCGCCGTAAATCCACATCCAGTTTTCCCACTCTCATTAGCAACCGCCGTCGCCGAGCAAACTCCCTTGGGCCCGGCACAGCACCCGGAAGCACAGTCCGCGTTCGAGAGACACTGGCCCGTGATGAACTGCTGACCATTCCCTTTGCCAACATTCTGTGAGCCAGGAGCACCAGAGGTGCCAGTACCAGCGCCAGAACCTGCACTTGTACCTGCGGACGGAGCAGCTTGGGGCGGAGCGGCAGCCTCAGCCGCCGCGCCGCCTCCAGTAGAGCCAGTGGCGGCACCCGCTCCCGTACCCGTAAAGCCGCAGCCTGCCTTGCCATTCTCCGTTGCGACGGCTCTGGCGGCACAAGCACCCTTGGGGCCGTTACAGCACCCCGAGGCGCAATCCGCATCAGACAGACATTGCCCCGTGATGAACTGTTGGCCGTTACCGGCGCCGACGTTCGAAGATGTGCCTGATCCTGCGCCGCCTCCGCTTCCGGCGGCGGCTTCCATGGACGGAGCGGCCTGGCCTGCTCCCTGGGACGCGGCGGGTGCTGCAGCAGCACCACCATCACCGAAGCCGCATCCTGTTTTGCCTGCCTGGAACTGGGCTCCAAGTCCAGAGCAGATGCCGGCGCCGTTTAGAGTCGCGCAGCAGGTTGAGGCGCAGTCTTTACTGTTGAGGCAAGCGCCGCCGATGAACTGGACGCCGTTGCCATTGCCGACGTTCTTATCACCAGATGGGTCTGGTGTCAAGGGACTGGGAATTGCAAGGGAAGAAGCAGCGACTGGGGTATGTTAGACCGAGTTGGATAGCAGAGTAACAGCGGGGCGTGCGAGGGATAGAACTTACAGAATGCTGCGGCAAGGGAGAAGCGAACCATGATGTAATAATGAGAGTAAGAAGAGAATGAAGTACTGTCAAAGTACTGGAGTATAAGAAGACAAGAACAAGAAGTGACCGGTGCTGTCGCTTTGAGTTAGATTCGCATCCAGCTCGCGAACATCCGCCATCTTAAGTATGTTCCCCGTCTCTCCATCGTTGACGATAAAAGAACAATCCGAACACTCCTGCACGTCTGCCAGGGCTCTCCGCGCTTGCTGATGCCTCCCGTCTGTCAAGCAGGTCAGTCAAAGATGCGACGCAGGTCTGTCACAGGGGCACGTTTCTGCAACTGAGGCTGAGCAAGTGAGCAACCAGAAATCGCAAGCTGAATGACCAACATCTTTCTCTTTTCGTTGCATAGTAGTGCTGTCAAGATTCGGGACCGCCACCCGGCGATCCTGATGCCGTCGAAACCCCATGAGACCAGATGATCAGAGACCATGGCGCGGCGTGGACCAGTGAGGTTGTCGAGGCTGAGGTTGGAGAACTAGGTCGCAGACGA
This is a stretch of genomic DNA from Colletotrichum lupini chromosome 10, complete sequence. It encodes these proteins:
- a CDS encoding acyltransferase, with protein sequence MRFTNPFSHPPRDTYEQHSLIAEQDGRASPSTESLDEIIEIEKREYPFLISVRSARNSVSSFLNEHLHLGGDLTWTDRLLTLLTTLKPFIFLFLPTFFISPFNYFTTAPSQRPKPRKLGPTAYLDGLRGVAAFVVYIFHFSYLWFPDLRWGYGFAGHQMFWQMPIVRALHSGRASVTVFFVISGFVLTLKTVSMIHKRKMDQALSALAGSAFRRPFRLYLPIFASTFIIALLVYGGEYVRDPSGAPVPPRGPSLDQQLQHWFWSTVNLMNPFRPIVNRENMKGSEYDGHLWTIPVEFKGSLLVFFLLLIFARAKRWIHMVGVTGVTLWLVHIGDWDQALFCAGLLLAELSIIMPNTAPTTETPEDRLPSYRLRIVKRYGSKSVLIFRHAGTLALFFLGLHLFSYPEYYGASTPGFITISQWVPDYYKAMGDRTQLYWNSIGAIIFIFALMYSPPVTFNLKSLLLRGRNIRLPWHQTTPDLDDDEKEELAAAATSSSSAEPEAEKAEPLLQRPFTTSFAQYLGQISYSLYLWHGAINHMVGVRWLSPAHGALSLAGAQAKVLTEGGNTAGATEMVNKAWGAYELAFFWGSLVNTLALLWASDVFNRIVDVNAVKLTRWLGEKAWRKD
- a CDS encoding biotrophy-associated secreted protein 2, which gives rise to MQKFYSDHNFLRLLSTEAGRRLSILQLAVALVQGLESAFRPFSNLSLDNLTGPRRAMVSDHLVSWGFDGIRIAGWRSRILTALLCNEKRKMLVIQLAISGCSLAQPQLQKHGRHQQARRALADVQECSDCSFIVNDGETGNILKMADYFDSTSFSSYSHYYIMVRFSLAAAFFAASSLAIPSPLTPDPSGDKNVGNGNGVQFIGGACLNSKDCASTCCATLNGAGICSGLGAQFQAGKTGCGFGDGGAAAAPAASQGAGQAAPSMEAAAGSGGGAGSGTSSNVGAGNGQQFITGQCLSDADCASGCCNGPKGACAARAVATENGKAGCGFTGTGAGAATGSTGGGAAAEAAAPPQAAPSAGTSAGSGAGTGTSGAPGSQNVGKGNGQQFITGQCLSNADCASGCCAGPKGVCSATAVANESGKTGCGFTAA